The nucleotide sequence ATCGCCAACGGACCGATTCAGACACGACCACTGGTTGCACTTCTCGATGGTCGCGATTGCTCCATTGAGATGCCCATTCTCAAGGATGTTGCGACTGTTGCCTTTTGTGATGCGCAGTCTACTTCAGAGATACATGAGAAGGTAATCAGaaatgtacattaaaatttcgttaaaattaaactcttattagaatattacaatatctaaaaagttgatattatatatgataattttacataagacagatatattaaaatattgaaatattaaaattagcatTATTAGTACAAGACATAGAATATTACAAAGATTAATTGAACTCGAAACAAACTTTGTTACAAGATTTTTGTCAGTATTGTTGTGTcacaaatattgtttaaaagtttTCTGTAACTATTTGgtttgaaagttttatgaatttatgaaatattctatatatcttctaatatttatattctgatgtttttatttacattaaatactaCATTAAATACTACTACTGTACTTATTTGATGAATAAAAGAAGTGACATTTTAATAGAGTCATAATATGTTCTTGTCGAGATGAATCTATCTCTGTAAATCTTTGTATATACAAGAGCACaaggatttaatattaatttaaaaatatttcacaatttttatttagatttttaccAATCTTTGCATGTGATAAATatgatgtaaataaaagaaactcaACAGCTTGCTTTAACAACAAGGCATTTGgctcatatatttcttttctctttattatatataattggaatagaattctaaatttttgaaatattgatctttgtttctttatttttctaatttaaaaaaagatttttacacaatgtatcaatttatatttgtatgcaatttacatttcaattattttagattttacagATTCTTGCATGACGTTGACGGTTTACTTTGCATGCAcgagtttataataattgatgtttatatctgaaaaatttctttattaaaaaagaaataatgttataatttattgtgaacaataagaataagaatcaaaattagcatttttatcatcataaaattttttttcttgtgtttttattgtgtttggaaatttataaggcacacagaaaatatatcttgagaatataaaattctgtgtaacatattttgtaaaatattatattaaaattgacgagatatattgatattttaaaaacagctGTTGGATGtatacataatgtatatattaaagatgtatatattaagtgttgtcatatacaaaaaaataacacatatACCATAGCGTTAATAATTGAACAAAGACAAATCAACAgtgataataagaatattatagggagaaatatataacgaaattaaaagaagataatccatctaattaataaaataaaatttaataaatttaatttaataaagttttttatcattgaCAACACTAGATTTAcacattcaataaaatattgaaactttcAAAGCTCCTTTGGATAATTGGATCACAAGGATTAATTCATACagtatctaaatttattttgtttatatctctattttatatctaaaattttttacgtttaatattattatatattttttgaatttgtatgtaatatatgtatgtatgtatgtatgtatgtatgtatgtatgtatgtatgtatgtatgtatgtatgtatgtatgtatgtatgtatgtatgtatgtatgtatgtatgtatgtatgtatgtatgtatgtatgtatgtatgtatgtatgtatgtatgtatgtatgtacgtacgtacgtacgtacgtatgtatgtacgtacgtatgtatgtatgtatgtatgtatgtatgtatgtatgtatgtatgtacgtatgtacgtatgtacgtatgtacgtatgtatgtacgtatgtatgtatgtatgtatgtatgtacgtatgtatgtatgtatgtatgtatgtatgtatgtatgtatgtatgtatataattttttttattttaatataatatatatttaatatatgtttggtgcaataattaaaagaaatactacgaaaattgatatataattaatatgtatgatGATTTTCATATAGGTATTAAATGAAGCCGTAGGTGCACTGATGTGGCACACGATAATTTTGACAAAGGAGGATTTGGAAAAGTTCAAGACGCTGCGAATTATCGTTCGGATTGGTTCCGGCGTGGATAACATCGATGTTAAAGCAGCCGGCGAGCTCGGCATTGCGGTGTGTAATGTGCCTGGCTATGGCGTTGAAGAAGTGGCCGATACAACTCTTTGTCTTATACTAAATCTTTATCGACGCACTTACTGGCTTGCGAATATGGTGCGCGAGGGAAAAAAGTTCACAGGACCAGAACaagtaaacttttattttacttttagctactatcattatattagaattatattatttttgttgaaaatatatattattattatttaaaagtgaaAGATCTACTAGAGAGCTTTAAAATTGTTGGATAATTTTCTGTAtgttataaatcttttgtCATGTTTTGCATGTGTTTCAGGTGAGAGAAGCAGCAACTGGTTGCGCAAGGATACGGGGTGACACACTAGGTATTGTAGGCCTAGGTAGGATCGGTTCTGCTGTTGCGTTGCGTGCCAAAGCTTTTGGCTTTACTGTCATCTTCTATGATCCTTATTTGCCAGACGGCATCGAGAAATCGTTAGGTCTCACCAGGGTTTACACATTACAGGTTTGTAcactttacatttattatgaagctataattataaaagacttTAATTATTGTCTCAACTGTTAGATCGATTTggaagtataaatttttaaatataatgatataatgtaatatttaaccCTCTATGGGccgaatttttgttttaaatcctGTCctgatgttaattaaatttaaataaattttgttttaaattaaaaaaaaatttgttttaaatatttaaattgttttaaatattcactatGTGACTTTCAAGTCATGCGGCCTATAATGTTCGCATAATTATTtggtaaaatatcgataaattgaaatgtgaCCTGAAAGTTACACGGGCCCATAGAGGGTTAATAATAgcgtttgtatatatatgtcaataaaaatttaatctattttatattcagcCTAAATTGCTATTCTAGAAATTAAgtttaactattatatttttatttcaaaatgataattttcaatataaatttttttcgtataatattgtgatgaataataaatttttattctacacataaaatgtaaagttCTTGGATATTAATGGttagcaattaatttattttgatgttattattaaaagaaattaattttaaatcaattttattatatatgtaaaagtaaGTTAAATTTCTtac is from Cataglyphis hispanica isolate Lineage 1 chromosome 15, ULB_Chis1_1.0, whole genome shotgun sequence and encodes:
- the LOC126855127 gene encoding C-terminal-binding protein isoform X4, producing the protein MDKRKMMPKRPRMENLRGPIANGPIQTRPLVALLDGRDCSIEMPILKDVATVAFCDAQSTSEIHEKVLNEAVGALMWHTIILTKEDLEKFKTLRIIVRIGSGVDNIDVKAAGELGIAVCNVPGYGVEEVADTTLCLILNLYRRTYWLANMVREGKKFTGPEQVREAATGCARIRGDTLGIVGLGRIGSAVALRAKAFGFTVIFYDPYLPDGIEKSLGLTRVYTLQDLLFQSDCVSLHCTLNEHNHHLINEYTIKQMRPGAFLVNTARGGLVDDDALAAALKQGRIRAAALDVHENEPYNVFQGQSANQCPLKDAPNLLCTPHAAFYSDASCTELREMAASEIRRAIVGRIPDCLRNCVNKEYFLSSTGNGFSSRC